DNA from Actinoplanes sp. SE50/110:
CCGTCGTGCGGGTCGGCACGGATGCCGTACCGCGTACCGGCAATATGGTGGTGAATGATGCTTTTGAGGGAAGGACCAAGTTCCGCGGCGAGATCGGTGTCGCCGGTGACGGTGACGTGCCGGTCGACCGCGTGCATGAACCACAGCGTGCCGTCGACGGTGTTGTACTCGACGCGGCCGGTGTCCGCGGTGTTCGCCACCATCCCTTCAGACAGATGTGCGGCGTACGCCGTGAGCAGCTCGCGCCCCTCGGCAACCCGCCCGGTCGCGAGGAAGAGCCCCTCGTAGCTGATCATCGTGTCCCGGGACCACGCCCCGAACCACGGGTAGCCGGCGATCACGTCCGGTCCGGTGCGCGTGCGGATCACGAACGCGTCCGCGGCCAGGGTGAGCGGATCCGTGCCGATCCGCCGGTTGCGGGCCCGTGCCCCGTCCACCACCCGGGCCGCCGGCGGCGGCGGATCGTCCAGCTCACCGGCCCAGGCGGCGATCTCGCAGATGTTCCCGGGGGCGTCGAGCGCGGCGTGGAAGCTGCCCGCGTACCACAGGTCCTCCTCGGCCGGCAGGCCCCGCGACGCCTCGGCCCGGTAGTGGACCTTGCGGAAGCGTTCGCCGGCCGCGGCGAAGCCCGGCCCGGCGATCCGGTAGGCGCCGGCGAAGACGCAGCCGTCCGCGACCGGGAGCGACATGCCGGAGAAGCCCGACGAGTGCTGGTCCCGCCAGGTGCACAGCGCCTCGACGGCCAGCTGCACCGGCCCGCCGGAGATCAGCCGGTGCACGACGGCGACCGCCGGCCGGCCGGTGACCATCGCCAGCTCCCGCTCGATCACCACGTCGCCGATCCGCCACCGCCAGCGTGGGATCCCGTCGATCAGGGCGAAACCGGACAACAGGGTGTGCCCCTGCGGCTCGATCGCGCCGCCCGCCCACTCGTGGCAGGCGAGCCGCACCCGCGCTCCGGACGGCAGCGTCACGACCGGATCGAGAGAAGCCAGGCCCAACATGCGGGACGCCGGGGTGTCCCCGGCCACCATCAGCAACCCGTGATATCGCCGTGTCCGCAGCCCTGTGACGGTGCCCATGGCATAGCCCCCCACCCCGTCGGGTACCAGCCATTCACGAGACGATCCACTGGTCAGATCGGTACAGACCTGCGGTCCGAAGGTGATCGGGCGCACGGTGGACACGGATGGGGACCTCCGACCTATGGGCAGAATCGGCGGAGCCGACACACTTGACACCAGACCGTGACAGTCTCAGTGTGATCGACTCCTGGTCGTAATTGGTGGGGATGGTGAGAACGGACGTGTCGGAGCGGGATCGGCTGGCCCAGGCCGACTCCGGCGAGCAGCCGTGGCGAGCCTGGGGTCCCTACCTCTCCGAGCGGGCCTGGGGAACGGTTCGTGAGGACTACAGCGAGCACGGGACGGCGTGGGACTACTTCCCGCACGATCACGCCCGGTCCCGGGCCTACCGGTGGAACGAGGACGGCATGGCCGGCGTCTGCGACGACCGGCAGACGTTCT
Protein-coding regions in this window:
- a CDS encoding amylo-alpha-1,6-glucosidase, whose translation is MRPITFGPQVCTDLTSGSSREWLVPDGVGGYAMGTVTGLRTRRYHGLLMVAGDTPASRMLGLASLDPVVTLPSGARVRLACHEWAGGAIEPQGHTLLSGFALIDGIPRWRWRIGDVVIERELAMVTGRPAVAVVHRLISGGPVQLAVEALCTWRDQHSSGFSGMSLPVADGCVFAGAYRIAGPGFAAAGERFRKVHYRAEASRGLPAEEDLWYAGSFHAALDAPGNICEIAAWAGELDDPPPPAARVVDGARARNRRIGTDPLTLAADAFVIRTRTGPDVIAGYPWFGAWSRDTMISYEGLFLATGRVAEGRELLTAYAAHLSEGMVANTADTGRVEYNTVDGTLWFMHAVDRHVTVTGDTDLAAELGPSLKSIIHHHIAGTRYGIRADPHDGLLRQGAPGEALTWMDARVDGVPITPRSGKAVEVNALWINALATLDDSFAPLLHQARDSFARSFPTLSGLLQDVLGEHTLRPNQLLAWSLPHAPLRPDPAVLTRIGAALLTPMGLRSQAPGTPGYHGRHRGGPAERDTAYHTGTVWPWLTGPYVSAWRRLGRDVPDVLADIDHHLAEYGLGSISETADGDAPHTGTGCPFQAWSVAEHLRVRKF